One part of the Pecten maximus chromosome 9, xPecMax1.1, whole genome shotgun sequence genome encodes these proteins:
- the LOC117333824 gene encoding uncharacterized protein LOC117333824 gives MDNFVYMNLNEDRIAKMKEKVSLSSKSEVQKHLSEQTRGEREDQLEQQQKQQQQQQFRAGIADNVETPCNITITVVGHKGVGKSCFVKQIQKEYIPDGGPTSTNTADFYVNYLAYDPNSGYRKKLDKNGEEESGRRRIKRIIDRYQKQRKPDAESPISSTELQDQDIKDQPSSQPSSLTKTRLRNEVSTSSSGAKSVHKPSSPSPPASLSTTKPEDHRKKKSHLDPSHAKDINRISDEQQNVIEEIMQTKTETEEKDKQTKGFITIYDFGGEKVFYNTHHCFMSSNMVFVLVFDVAMCLDPDRSKDGYERIETWLRSIATYAIDQAVRGKGTPPIILVGSHLDEVSQDKQKQEEAFGEVLDKLYENPQLRVIMENHVQEMYPIAHLNDSKRNQDIYEVVWEKVIEIAPLQSQWEKPIPARWLALQHQLIKRKNAGTVILTYEELMEINNKSAIPLDEHELMKFLKNLRFDGCFICFNIESMRPFVILRPQWVIDAFKGIVTDLKFTAGLSSKLKLQWREYERTGVLTLDFIRQLWEQNDDKSFLANMKTLFNIMETLGLVANPLQDTSNDEVDYFIVPIMLRTADPDIVRPLLDDPETVATVTLCFKFDNPFIPQAVWDKMVAACLHRFQRLNERGHDGSKFIQRGFVCLAVDFLWSVIVNCRENVMKITMFKKDTDQSVPTGAGVNLRSILEFHLNRILELNHQSHLKYQFYLHNDYRFSADDKMVKVDDLRQTSRLQSYSSTKSRWLVREDIHIWFKNPDQKRARTQRSHVDSMNDLPDRKLSVKEMGRLSRYIGFAYQSFFTELDCPVVLLEQKIAENQEFSHRSLITKIFIHLLETGADVTFTRVADAMSEHGLDPKKLYSIIDDNRDMLFNDDTLSEGFLQKCLTVYDAPVIADHVNAKKYFNLFLELGLTPKRVDELDVNFRNDTILNRINAMVEEFIENPSRRPTLNTVLLAMAECDMDTNSLIQALT, from the exons ATCAATTAGAGCAGCAGcagaaacaacaacaacaacaacagttcAGGGCGGGAATAGCTGATAATGTTGAAACTCCTTGTAACATTACTATAACGGTAGTAGGTCACAAAGGAGTTGGGAAATCCTGTTTTGTGAAACAAATCCAGAAAGAATACATTCCGGACGGAGGGCCTACTTCAACCAACACCGCTGACTTTTATGTTAATTACTTAGCTTACGATCCGAACAGCGGTTACCGAAAGAAACTTGATAAAAATGGGGAAGAAGAAAGTGGTCGCCGAAGAATCAAGCGAATAATAGATCGATACCAAAAACAAAGAAAGCCTGATGCAGAATCTCCTATAAGTTCGACCGAACTACAGGACCAGGATATTAAAGATCAACCATCATCTCAACCATCATCTCTCACCAAAACAAGACTGAGAAATGAAGTATCAACGTCATCATCTGGCGCAAAGTCTGTGCATAAACCATCATCTCCATCTCCACCAGCTTCATTATCCACGACGAAACCAG AGGATCACCGGAAAAAGAAATCGCATTTGGATCCTTCCCATGCAAAGGATATTAATCGTATATCTGATGAACAACAAAACGTTATAGAAGAGATTATGCAGACTAAAACTGAAACCGAGGAAAAAGACAAGCAGACGAAGGGCTTCATCACAATCTATGATTTTGGAGGAGAGAAAGTGTTCTATAATACCCATCATTGTTTTATGTCAAGCAACATGGTCTTCGTCCTGGTGTTCGACGTGGCGATGTGTCTTGATCCTGATAGGTCCAAGGATGGCTATG aAAGGATCGAAACCTGGTTGAGGTCTATTGCTACCTATGCTATTGATCAAGCAGTCCGTGGCAAAGGGACGCCTCCCATAATCCTGGTGGGATCTCACTTGGATGAAGTGTCTCAAGAT AAACAAAAACAGGAAGAAGCATTTGGCGAAGTGCTGGACAAATTGTACGAGAACCCTCAATTGCGTGTAATAATGGAAAATCACGTACAGGAAATGTATCCAATCGCCCACCTGAACGATTCAAAAAGGAACCAAGACATATACGAGGTGGTGTGGGAAAAGGTTATAGAGATTGCTCCGCTTCAATCGCAGTGGGAAAAACCTATACCCGCAAGGTGGCTGGCTCTACAACACCAGCTGATTAAACGGAAAAATGCAGGGACTGTGATTCTAACGTATGAAGAATTGATGGAAATCAACAACAAGTCAGCTATTCCATTGGACGAACATGAACTCATGAAGTTTCTTAA GAATTTGAGATTTGATGGTTGCTTTATTTGCTTTAACATTGAAAGCATGAGGCCTTTCGTCATTTTAAGACCTCAATGGGTAATAGATGCCTTTAAAGGGATCGTTACAGATCTCAAGTTCACGGCCGGCCTATCGTCGAAACTAAAGCTTCAGTGGAGAGAATATGAAAGAACTGGCGTCCTAACGCTCGACTTTATCCGGCAACTTTGGGAACAAAACGACGACAAAAGCTTCCTTGCAAACATGAAAACGCTCTTCAACATCATGGAAACACTTGGCTTGGTAGCAAATCCATTGCAAGATACTTCAAATGACGAGGTTGATTACTTCATAGTGCCTATTATGCTCCGAACGGCGGATCCCGATATAGTTCGACCGTTACTTGATGACCCTGAAACCGTTGCCACTGTCACTCTTTGTTTCAAGTTCGACAACCCATTCATTCCACAAGCCGTATGGGACAAGATGGTCGCTGCTTGCCTCCACAGGTTCCAGCGACTAAATGAGCGCGGCCATGACGGTTCAAAGTTTATCCAACGCGGATTTGTCTGTCTAGCAGTAGACTTTCTGTGGAGCGTGATTGTCAACTGCCGCGAAAATGTCATGAAGATTACTATGTTCAAGAAGGATACGGATCAATCAGTTCCAACAGGAGCCGGAGTTAACCTACGCAGCATTCTAGAATTTCATCTTAACAGGATTCTAGAATTGAATCACCAGAGTCATCTCAAGTACCAGTTCTACCTCCACAACGACTACCGCTTCTCGGCCGATGACAAGATGGTGAAGGTAGACGATCTCCGACAGACCTCACGCCTACAAAGCTACAGTTCTACTAAGAGCCGATGGCTAGTAAGAGAGGACATACACATCTGGTTCAAAAATCCAGACCAGAAG AGGGCACGGACCCAGAGAAGTCATGTCG aCTCGATGAATGATCTACCGGATAGAAAGTTGTCAGTCAAAGAGATGGGTCGACTGTCTAGGTACATCGGCTTTGCCTATCAGTCTTTCTTTACCGAGCTGGACTGCCCTGTTGTATTATTGGAACAGAAGATTGCAGAAAACCAGGAATTCTCCCATAGATCTCTCATAACGAAGATCTTTATTCACCTCCTTGAAACGGGCGCGGATGTTACATTCACAAGAGTCGCAGATGCGATGTCCGAGCATGGATTAGATCCAAAAAAGCTGTATAGCATCATTGACGACAACAGGGATATGTTGTTTAATG ACGACACTTTGTCAGAGGGATTTTTACAGAAATGCCTAACGGTATATGACGCTCCGGTCATTGCCGACCACGTGAACGCCAAAAAGTACTTCAACCTGTTCCTTGAGCTCGGCTTAACGCCAAAAAGAGTTGACGAGTTAGACGTCAACTTCAGAAACGATACAATTCTTAACAGGATCAATGCGATGGTTGAGGAGTTCATTGAGAATCCTAGTCGACGTCCTACTCTAAACACAGTTCTGCTTGCGATGGCGGAATGCGACATGGACACCAATTCCCTCATCCAAGCCCTAACTTAA